One stretch of Pseudomonas fluorescens Q2-87 DNA includes these proteins:
- a CDS encoding ABC transporter permease, which yields MSLPKPNWGWASLPFLLLIWVALASRFPTYILPQPWDVAREAVRWLGDLSLWQHLRASVLEELGGFCAAVVVALLLGTAGGLSSRFRDFISPLNSLFMAIPPIAWAPLIMIIFGLGYVSIVLVIFIAAMFPMAVTIQEGVQSIRGGEVRAARTLGANSWQLLAHVYLPASLPFVTAALRIGFSQGWRALVAAEMIGASQGIGWMVSTGGQIGNSSQVLLGIVVIGLIAWLMESFVFRRIERHYQKWRVQ from the coding sequence ATGTCCTTGCCAAAACCGAACTGGGGATGGGCGTCGCTGCCGTTCCTGCTGTTGATCTGGGTGGCCCTGGCCAGCCGCTTTCCCACCTACATCCTGCCGCAGCCCTGGGATGTCGCTCGCGAGGCCGTGCGCTGGCTGGGCGATCTTTCGCTGTGGCAACACCTGCGAGCCAGCGTCCTGGAAGAACTGGGTGGTTTCTGCGCGGCGGTGGTCGTTGCGCTCCTGCTGGGAACGGCCGGTGGATTGTCCTCACGCTTTCGCGACTTCATTTCGCCGCTCAACAGCTTGTTCATGGCCATCCCACCCATCGCTTGGGCGCCGCTGATCATGATCATTTTCGGCCTGGGTTATGTCTCCATCGTGCTGGTGATTTTCATCGCCGCGATGTTCCCCATGGCGGTGACCATCCAGGAGGGCGTACAGAGCATTCGCGGCGGTGAAGTCCGAGCGGCGCGCACCCTGGGCGCCAATTCGTGGCAATTGCTGGCTCATGTCTACCTGCCGGCCTCGTTGCCGTTCGTGACCGCCGCCTTGCGCATCGGCTTCAGCCAGGGCTGGAGGGCGTTGGTCGCGGCGGAAATGATCGGCGCTTCCCAGGGCATCGGCTGGATGGTGTCCACTGGCGGGCAGATCGGCAACAGCAGCCAGGTACTCCTGGGCATCGTCGTGATCGGCCTGATTGCCTGGCTGATGGAAAGTTTTGTGTTCCGGCGCATCGAGCGCCACTACCAGAAATGGCGCGTGCAATAA